One Vicia villosa cultivar HV-30 ecotype Madison, WI linkage group LG5, Vvil1.0, whole genome shotgun sequence genomic window, ATCCATTGATTCTGAAAAGAAATAATACACGAAAAGTATAAGAGTCAGCCTGTCATAGATCGCTACCATAAAATTGTAATATTAACAATAAGTTAGGCGCGAACGAAAGAGGGGGCAGATTCCCAAGTAGGCCGCTGCACCCTCATCGGTCCCACTGGCCAAAAGATCCTTTATACTGATCACACCCGGCTCTCTAACAATAACCCCgttttcatcaacaacaggtCTCCCCAACCGATCCAATTTTGCAACTAGGGGAAGACCCTGCACGAACTTCTGGAGGATGGTGTTATCCGCCCGAGCATCCTCGTCCAAATCTAAAATCTTAGTAATATATTGATCGGTTCCGTACTCAAAATGGTCTCGTGACCAGAAAAACCTGAACTTCTGTCTGCGGGGTAGTAACAGGCTCTCCAATATCATTGAGCACCGGACGACCGTGAATATCTAAGGTCGGCACCCAAGCAAAAACGCTGTCGCGGGCCTCCCGAGACTGAGGACGAATAAGGAAGAAACGCGTCTTGTAGTTTTTCAGAGAATCCGAATAGGACTTGAAAATCTTCCTAGACTGTTTCAGGGACACCCACCCGAAACGACCATCCATTACCTTCCGCTGCAcatagaagatgaaaaagaacaaAGGGATTGTCGCCGCTATTTTCAAGTGGGAACAAGTCAACTCGAACGCCCGGATAAAAGCGATCGCATTAGGATGAAGCTTCCCGGGAGCCACCTCCAGGTGATTGAAAACGGCCATCTGAAACTCGGTAAAGGGAACGCAGAACCCCATCTCCTGAAAAACCACCTCATACATCAGAATCAGGTCGGGGGCGTACACATTGCAGATGCGGTCCTCCTCAGCAGGGACAAGAACCGACCACCCGTTCCGAGACGCATCCCCAGCAGGGTCTACGTGGCCTCCAATCTCCAAGAAGATATCCAAAATGTCCTCCACGAAGTGGCTCTCAATATCAAGTGCCTCTTGGAGCACCCAAGCCGACAGAGGAACCCCTTGCGAAGCTGGGGGAGTCGAGGACGACAAGCCTGACGTGGACGGATGCCCTGCATCGGCcatgttcacctaaaaaataggGGAGAATAGTGAATTCAAAAGTACAATCAAATCTACCCTTCCACCACCGTTCAGAGTGAAAGGGCGCACCAACAATCCGGGGAGGAAGCAGCCCCCGGTCGTATCCCTCCCGGGGAAATGGTTGCCGAACAGGGAGTGACTCGAGCCAAAGCAAAACGCTAGTATCCATACTACGTCAGGGTAACACGCTTTCAACAGAAAACCCAAAAACGCCTCAAAGGGTAATCTAAATCCCCAAACGAAAGTCAACGAATTGAAAGGTGGCTCAAAGCAGGTAACTCAGTCGCGCACAACCATCTACGGCGTAGAAGCCAATCATCTCCACCGTCTGCCACCAACAAGCTCCTAAAACCTTCCTCAAAATCATTCCTAAAAGTCTACCCTAACCACATGCAAATGATTTCTAAAACAAATCAAAGCATAAAAACCAGAAACAAAAGGAAAAACGAACTTACGAGTAAGATTCTGAAGGAAGAAacgaaggttgaagaagaagcgTTGCAGCGGAGCTCACGATCGGCGACGGAGAGAAGAGAGCGAAGAAGAcgaatttgaaaagtttggggAAAATGACAACCCCTGATATTTGTAAGCGCTTGAGAATGTCACGTGCGCCGCACGCGAGCTCTGGGAACAGAATGGCCATCATTAACCCTAGCGGCCTACGAGTAGGGTAGCCATCATTTCGCATTAAATACGACACGTCCCCCGACTGACAACTCTGAAGCGACACGCTTCCTAGCTCCCGGTCTGACCCTTCTTCTCCCCGGAAGCTTAGGACCAATCTCCCTCGGAAACACCAGGCCCGCTTCCCCAGAAGATTTCCTCTGACCGGCACCCTCTAAGTCGTCACTCCCACGAGCaaaagcaacgacttggggggctcctgttctggaccggcccaaccACTCCTATTGGGCCAATCCATCCTTCAGCCCAATGCACTCTGGACACGCGCGCGACAACCTCCCCCGGTCCACTCCGGGCAAACGCCAGACGTAACCGAGCACGAAAGAGCCTCGTGCCCGATAGCAGCCAGCTCACGCGTCGTCTAGATTCGCACCTTGCAAAGTGGAGCCTATTTCGCTTGGGACAactctataaatagccctctaaccctagagggcaaggtaatctttttcttacTTCCAAAACccctcactttgttgtaccttgttgatcatatacttactttggcatcggagtgccttgcaggtacaaccatttTTTCCCCTTCTCAACCGCTCCAGATTTCAAGCCTtctttgttgctggccatctgatctgcttggtaagatcaattattattattattattattattattattattattattgaagctTTACATCAGCCAAGACGTTACCAAAAAAATCTTACTCTTAGAATATTGATTTTCATACCTGTGGACTTAGCAAAGTTGGAAAAGGCTTGGAGCATAAGATTCATGGAGATGAAGTCACCTCATGAAATGAGAAGAACATCGTCTGCATACACCAAATTTGTCAAGTGAAGCTTTCCACACTTTGAATGATGGTTAAAATCAAGATTGAGCTGCATTTGATGAAAGGATCATTGAAGATAATTCATGATAAGAGCAAAAAGATAAGGAGAAATGGGGTCTCCTTGTCTTATCCCACGATTAGCCTGCATCACTTTAGATAAATGCCCATTAACATTAAATCTGTAGGAGACTGTGGTAACCAATTGCATAATCCAATGGATGAAATTAGAGGGCAGACCAATTTCCTGCATAATGCTCCTTAAGGCCTTCTAAGAAACCATGTCGTAAGCTTTCTGCATATCGAGCTGAACCATACATCTAAGGGGACCATTATTCCTATTGTAACCTTTAATCAATTCAAAAGCAAGAAGAATAAGGTTTTGAATTTGCTGGCCAGGGATAAATGCTACATGGTTGGGACTGACCACGTTCGCAATAACCTGACCCAACCTAATAGTCAAAATTCTATATATGATTTTACAGACAGTGGAGCAAACAGATATAGAACGATAATCCTTGATAGTCTTGGTTGTTTTACTCTTTCGAATGAGGGTGATAAGCGAGTAGTTGAAAGCTTTGAACATGTCCCCATTGACAAAGAATTCCTGAACAGCTGCAATAAGGTCATGTTTTATGATATTCCAGCAGTGCTTAAAAAATATAGCATTAAAACCATCCAATGTTGGGGCAGACAAATCATTGATTCCTTTAAGGGCTGAAAGAATTTCAGTTTCACTAACAGGCTTCTCCAATTCAGTACTCTGAGCCCTAGAGATTTGAGGACCCTTCCTCATAGCcaccaaattattattattattattattattattattattattattattattattattattattattattattattattattagtgttagtattattattagtattattattattattattattattattagtattagtattattattatttttttgaaataaaagctTTATATTTCAAAATGAAAGAATTTACAAACAGGATTGACCCTTAGCCAATGCCAAAAATCCTATCAATGATTACATAAGTAATATAACAATCTTGCTCCTATAGATGGTGTACTTCCATCCTCTATAAACAACAGCATctataatatttttaactactCTATCACTATCTATGGTATAAGTGTCTCTATGAAAGATGTAGTAATTTCTTTGTGTCCATATAGCATGAATGGTTTCAGCTGCCAAGGCTTTGAACATGCCTTTCCTCCATCCCTTACCATGAGTCCAAGAATTAATCCAATTGAGGTTGAAAAGTTTAGCATTGATTTGCATCCAGTGGCATATAGCTTCCCAAATAACAGTGGCATACTTACAGGTGAATATAGTATGATCAATAGACTCCACATCGTGTCCACATAGTTCACATTTAGTATCCTTCAGTAGCCCTAGTTTGTAGAGTCTCTCCTTTGTTGCCAAACGACCGTGGTAGCAAAGCCAAAGCGTGATTTTGGCACGGGGTCTGGCGATGTTATGGCACATTAAGTGGTGCCAACTGATACCAGGGGTTGAGTCTTGAATAAGGCAGTGATAGATTCTGGTCATGGAGAAATTCTTGCTTCTAATCATACTGTCCCAGTTTTGTCTAATAGCTGCAATATCCTCTTTCCTTTTCATGATATTTTTCAGAATCCAAGTACAATTATCCTTTGTTTGTGTGTTCAAAGGTTCCTGCCCCTTGAGGTAATAGCAATGGACCCACTTAACCCAAAGGTTATCCACTTTCAAACAGATATTCCACAGGCATTTTATGAGGGCTACCCTGTTCCAAATTGCAAGATTGAATATATCCAAGCCTCCCATTTTCACTGGTTTACATACCTTCTCCCAAGCCACAGGGCTTTTCTTCTGACCACCCCAAATGAATGCCCTGCATATAGCATTAATCTTGTGCAAGACAGCTTTAGGAAGAGGGAAGCATGCCATCCAATAATGAGCTATAGCAAAACAAACAGATTTGACAAGAAGGATTTTTCCAGCACTACTGAGAAGTTTAGAGGACTAGTGCCGTATCCTACTAACAATTCTATCAATAATGGGCATATAGTGGTTAATAGTAAGTTTTCTGCTGGCAAGAGGGATGCCAAGGTATCGGATAGGAAGTTGCCCCCTATCAAACTCAGTAGCAGCTTGAGCACTCTGCACAGTTTGCTCATCCATACCACTACAGAAAAGTTTACACTTTCTAGGGTTTACAATAAGGCCAGTAGAGTCAGAGAATTGATTAAAGGTTTTAAGGATGAGATTGATGGAAACATGATCTCCTCTACTGAAGAGAAGAATATCATCAGCAAATGACAAATGGGTGATGTCCAGCTTCTTGCACTTGCTATGGTGATGAAATTCAGAATTCTACGGCATCAAATTCATCTTCCTATTAAGATATTCCATCATGAGGATGAAGAGCAATGGAGAGATGGGGTCTCCTTGCCTTATTCCTCTCTTGGCCTGTAAATCTTCAATGAAATTGCCATTGACATTGAATTTGTAACTGACAGTACTAACAGTTTTTAGGATCCAGTCAATGAATTTGGGAGGGATACCTATTTCTCTTAGCACACACTCCAAAGCTGTCCAATCCACCATGTCATAGGCTTTTTGGAGGTCCAACTGCATCATACATCTTGGTGTTCCTCTTTTTATGTTATACCCTTTCATGAGCTCAAAGGCAAGTAgaatgtggttgtggatgacttgGCCAGGAATGAAAGTTGCTTGACTTTGGTGGACAATGTCTTTGAGGATAGGACTCAACCTGTTTGTCATAATCTTGGACAGAATTTTATAAAAGGTAGTACAAACTGCAATAGGTCTATACTCCTTCATGGCTATGGGATTTTCAGTCTTGGGCACAAGAGTAACCAGGGTACTGTTGAAAGCCTTGAACAGTTTTCCTTTGTCAAAGAATTCATCGACAGCAGCTATAACATCATGTTTTATTATGTACCAGCTGGATTTAAAAAACTTGGCTCCATATCCATCCATGCCTGGGGCTTTTAGATCTCCAAGGCTCTTTAAGGCTTTCAGAATTTCCTCCTCTGTAACTTTAGCAATTAAAGCATCTCCTTGAGCATAAGTGACTTGAGGACCAAGTCTCATAGCTTGGATATCAACTTGCTTTGTACAGGCTCCTTTTTTCCCCATCAGGTTTCCATAGAAATGCATGACCTCTCTCTGCAGATCGTGTTGGTCAGTGATAATGGTGCCATCATCCTTATGCAGCATGCtaatatttttgttcaaattCTTCTTCTTCAGGGTAGCATAGTAATAAGCTGTATTCTCATCTCCCAACCTTAACCAGTCTACTTTTGTTTTTTGAATAAGGGTTTTCTCTTCAAGATTATTCAGGTGGATTACTTGttcagtacactccttatcacgAGTAATACAAGTACCACTTAATCTATCATTGCTAAGGTCAAGGTGAACCTGCTCAAGATTAAGTCTAGCCTGAGTAATTTGATTCTTCAGCCCATTCAGAGGTTTACTAAGTTTGGTAAGAGCAGGTTTCAGCCTCTGCAGTTTATTCCAAAGAATATACATAGGTGAGCCACTGATAGGTATGTTCCAATTCTCTCTAACAGTCTCCTCATACCCTACAAATTCAGTAATACAATTTAAGAACTGGAAACGTTTATAGCATCTCTTCTTGGCCACTTTTGGGATGACATGGAGTAAAGCATGGTCTGAAACTCCTGGAGATAGGTGGGCAAGAGTCAGGTCCATGAAATCATTAAACCAGGCAGTATTGCATAGCATTCTATCAATTATTGAGTGTATGGTATCATCAGCATGTCTATTGCACCAAGTATAGTATTCACCAATACTATCCATTTCACTTAGGTCAGCTTCCTGCATCATGTCCTGCATATCCTTATACTCATATTCCATAACCATTCTGCCCCCAATTCTGTCTTGAGCTTGAGCCACATTGTTGTAATCACCAATAGCACACCAGGGAGCATGTTGAGTAGGTTTAAGGTGAAGAATGTCTTTCCAgagtttcttcctcttctctagTTGATTAAGACCATATACTGCAGTGAGCCAATACATGAATACACCCTGGCAATTATGAACAGCACAATGGATAAATTGTTCAGAGGAAGAGATCTCTTTGAGGTCCACAGTTCTACTATCCCAAGTGATCCAAATTCTGCCATTGTTGTGGTGCTTGTAGTTATCAATGTAGTTGTCATATAACTTCAACTTATCTCTAATGTTACTAGCTTTAGTACTTTTAACCCGAGTCTCAATAAGAATCACAATGCCTGGTTTCAAATTCTGAAGACGGAAACTAATCTCCTTAAGCTTACCAGGCTTATTTAGTCCCCTAACATTCCAAGCTATCAACATGGTCCCCTATCTAAGGTCACTATGAGGTCATTCAAAACCTCAAGTGCCTCAAAGCCATTTACACAGTTTATACTAGGAGTTTGATCTGTCAGAATTTGTTTACCAATGTCttttgttgttggaatttgtgtCCAGCTTCCCTCAGATTCATCAGTGATCCCCTCTTGTTGTTTCTCTTCCGCTGccttttcttgcttcttttcctcAGTCATAGTCACAGTTTCAGGTGGTTTAGCCTTAGGTTTCCATTATTTCGTGATCTCAGCTTTACATTGATGTCCAACACGTTGGCACTTGGTGCAGAATGGAGGCTTCCATTCGTACTCAAT contains:
- the LOC131604414 gene encoding uncharacterized protein LOC131604414, with protein sequence MKRKEDIAAIRQNWDSMIRSKNFSMTRIYHCLIQDSTPGISWHHLMCHNIARPRAKITLWLCYHGRLATKERLYKLGLLKDTKCELCGHDVESIDHTIFTCKYATVIWEAICHWMQINAKLFNLNWINSWTHGKGWRKGMFKALAAETIHAIWTQRNYYIFHRDTYTIDSDRVVKNIIDAVVYRGWKYTIYRSKIVILLM